In the Bacteroidales bacterium genome, one interval contains:
- a CDS encoding winged helix-turn-helix transcriptional regulator: protein MNTQATVDFHLRSALFSMMRMYNLLAAQNGITQGVGYVLLIIERSGTPATKVAPLMGMSSSSLSRLLKNMEDNGLIYKESNLKDKRVVKVFLTEKGVELRREVKKAVLAFNEKICERINKKDFEAFSKVTSIIKEQVKEDIEKIQINKLKNNKVL from the coding sequence ATGAATACTCAAGCTACAGTAGATTTTCACTTAAGATCAGCACTTTTCTCGATGATGCGTATGTATAACCTATTAGCTGCGCAGAATGGTATTACTCAGGGTGTTGGTTATGTGTTACTGATTATTGAAAGATCTGGGACACCTGCAACAAAAGTAGCTCCTTTGATGGGAATGAGTAGCTCTAGTTTGAGTCGCCTACTAAAAAATATGGAGGATAATGGTTTAATTTATAAAGAATCAAATTTAAAGGATAAACGTGTAGTTAAGGTTTTTCTCACAGAAAAAGGGGTGGAGCTTAGGCGAGAAGTAAAAAAAGCTGTTCTGGCTTTTAACGAAAAGATTTGTGAAAGAATTAATAAAAAAGACTTTGAAGCTTTTTCAAAAGTAACATCCATTATTAAAGAACAGGTTAAAGAAGACATAGAAAAAATTCAGATAAATAAATTAAAAAATAATAAAGTATTATAA
- a CDS encoding 3-hydroxyacyl-CoA dehydrogenase/enoyl-CoA hydratase family protein: MIRRINKVAVLGSGVMGSGIACHFANIGLEVLLIDIVPRELNKAEEAKGLTLESKVVRNRIVNDALKASLKSKPSPIYSKRFAKRITTGNFDDDLAKIKDCDWVIEVVVERLDIKQTVFDKVEKFRKQGSLITTNTSGISVEKMTEGRSEDFQKNFCGTHFFNPPRYLQLFEIIPTSKTSPEVVEFLTNYAGKFLGKTAVLAKDTPAFIANRVGTFSIMELFNNVQNYGLTITEIDKLTGPVIGRAKSATFRTADVVGLDTLIHVANNIKDSTNDEANDSFKVPEYLQKMLENNWLGSKTKQGFFKKVVEDGKKKFLTLDFETLEYTEDAKPKFSVFEKTKGIDDLRLRLPILLADKGKAGDFYRASFYSLFQFVSNRIPEISDEIYKVDDALNAGFGWKLGPFQTWDAVGVEDTVKAMEEAGKKASQWIYDMLEAGVTSFYKVEGGLKYFYDIPTKSYKEVPGQGETLSLEVLRGTSVVWENNDTTIFDLGDGVLNIEFHTKMNTVGQGVLEGLNKAVDLAEAEYKALVISNEGDHFSAGANVGMIYMLAVEQEWEDLDMAIQWFQKTTMRLRYSSIPVVSAPHGMALGGGCEICMHSDKVLAHAETYMGLVEFGVGLIPGGGGTKEFAMRLGDGLQAGDIRTNAFLNRYLSIGQAKVSTSAYEAFDLGYLREGIDEVVVSRAHHLALAKKAALQLVEKGYTKPAPRNDIKVLGREALGMVYVGSDGFKTGHYMSEHDGMIAEKLGWVMAGGEISQPLTEVSEQYLLDLERKAFLELCMQRKTLERIQSLITKGKILRN, from the coding sequence ATGATAAGAAGAATTAATAAAGTAGCGGTACTTGGATCCGGTGTAATGGGATCAGGTATTGCCTGTCATTTTGCCAATATCGGACTCGAAGTATTGCTTATTGATATTGTTCCACGTGAGTTGAACAAAGCCGAAGAAGCAAAGGGTTTAACATTGGAAAGTAAAGTGGTTAGAAATAGGATTGTAAATGACGCTCTAAAAGCCTCTTTAAAATCTAAACCTTCACCTATTTACTCTAAACGATTTGCTAAACGAATTACAACAGGTAATTTTGATGATGATTTAGCAAAAATTAAAGATTGCGACTGGGTTATAGAAGTTGTAGTTGAACGTCTGGATATTAAACAGACAGTTTTTGATAAAGTTGAAAAATTCCGTAAACAGGGTTCTTTAATTACTACTAATACATCTGGAATTTCAGTTGAGAAAATGACTGAAGGTAGGAGCGAAGATTTTCAAAAGAATTTCTGTGGAACACACTTCTTTAATCCTCCTCGTTATCTACAGCTATTTGAAATTATTCCAACATCTAAAACTTCTCCTGAAGTTGTAGAGTTTTTGACCAATTATGCAGGTAAATTCCTTGGTAAAACAGCTGTTTTAGCTAAAGATACTCCAGCATTTATTGCTAATAGAGTTGGAACATTTTCAATTATGGAATTGTTCAATAATGTGCAAAATTATGGTTTAACAATTACCGAAATAGATAAACTTACAGGTCCTGTTATTGGTCGTGCAAAATCAGCTACTTTCCGTACCGCTGACGTTGTGGGTTTAGATACGCTAATTCATGTTGCCAATAATATTAAAGATAGCACTAATGATGAGGCTAATGACTCGTTTAAAGTTCCTGAGTATTTGCAAAAAATGTTGGAAAATAACTGGTTAGGTTCTAAAACAAAACAAGGTTTCTTTAAAAAAGTTGTTGAAGATGGAAAGAAAAAATTCTTAACACTCGATTTCGAAACTTTGGAATATACCGAAGATGCAAAACCAAAATTCTCTGTTTTTGAAAAAACTAAAGGAATTGATGATTTACGTTTAAGACTGCCAATTTTACTAGCAGATAAAGGTAAAGCAGGAGATTTTTATCGCGCTTCATTTTATTCATTATTTCAGTTTGTATCCAATCGTATACCTGAAATCTCTGACGAGATTTATAAAGTTGATGATGCTTTAAATGCCGGCTTTGGATGGAAATTAGGTCCTTTCCAAACTTGGGATGCAGTAGGTGTTGAAGATACGGTAAAAGCTATGGAAGAGGCCGGTAAGAAAGCTTCTCAGTGGATTTACGATATGCTTGAAGCAGGTGTAACAAGTTTCTACAAAGTTGAAGGTGGTCTGAAATATTTTTATGACATTCCTACAAAATCTTATAAAGAAGTTCCCGGACAGGGAGAAACTCTTTCTTTAGAAGTTTTACGTGGTACTAGTGTTGTTTGGGAAAATAACGATACAACAATTTTCGATTTAGGTGATGGTGTTTTGAACATAGAATTCCATACTAAAATGAATACAGTTGGACAAGGTGTTTTGGAAGGACTAAATAAAGCTGTTGATTTGGCAGAAGCTGAGTATAAAGCTTTAGTTATTTCTAACGAAGGAGATCATTTCTCTGCCGGAGCCAATGTTGGTATGATTTATATGCTTGCTGTTGAGCAAGAATGGGAAGATTTGGATATGGCTATTCAGTGGTTCCAAAAAACAACTATGCGTTTACGCTATTCTTCAATTCCTGTTGTTTCAGCTCCTCACGGCATGGCTTTAGGTGGTGGATGTGAAATTTGTATGCATTCTGATAAAGTTTTAGCCCATGCCGAAACATATATGGGTTTAGTTGAATTTGGTGTTGGACTTATCCCCGGTGGCGGTGGAACTAAAGAGTTTGCTATGCGCTTAGGTGATGGTTTGCAAGCAGGCGATATCCGTACTAATGCTTTCTTAAATAGATATTTAAGTATAGGCCAGGCTAAAGTATCAACTTCTGCTTATGAAGCCTTTGATTTGGGCTATTTGAGAGAAGGTATTGATGAAGTAGTTGTTAGTCGTGCACATCATTTGGCACTTGCTAAAAAGGCAGCATTACAATTGGTTGAAAAAGGCTATACAAAACCTGCTCCACGTAACGATATTAAAGTGTTAGGTCGTGAGGCCTTAGGAATGGTTTATGTTGGATCCGATGGATTTAAAACTGGACATTATATGTCGGAACACGATGGTATGATTGCTGAAAAATTAGGTTGGGTTATGGCTGGTGGCGAAATATCGCAACCTTTAACTGAGGTGTCAGAACAATATTTACTTGATTTGGAACGTAAAGCATTTCTTGAATTATGTATGCAGCGAAAAACTCTCGAAAGGATACAAAGTTTAATTACTAAAGGTAAAATCCTTCGTAATTAA
- a CDS encoding acetyl-CoA C-acyltransferase yields the protein MNAYIVGGYRSAIGKAPKGTLRFTRPDDVAADVIRHLMNDFPQIEKSEIDDLVVGNAFPEAESGMNMGRLISLMSLDTVDVPGSTVNRFCSSGIESIAIASAKVSAGIADVIIAGGAETMSMISMGGWRLAPNPDVAKTNPNWYLSMGLTSEMVAREYNLKREDLDIFAANSYAKALNAIDSGYFKDQIVPITVKENYFQDGKMKTREKIFDTDEGPRRGTTVEVLSKLRPVFATDGSSTAGNSSQMSDGAGFVLVVSEKALKRYNLTPIARMVDYQVAGVEPYKMGVGPMMAIPKVLKHAGMKLADMDLIELNEAFATQSMVVSKALDINPEILNVNGGAIALGHPLGATGAKLTVQILNELKRRNKKYGMVTMCIGTGQGAAGIYEML from the coding sequence ATGAATGCATATATAGTAGGTGGTTATCGTTCAGCTATTGGTAAAGCTCCAAAAGGAACTCTACGTTTTACACGTCCTGATGACGTGGCAGCAGATGTTATTAGACATTTGATGAATGACTTTCCACAAATTGAAAAATCAGAAATCGACGACTTGGTTGTTGGTAATGCTTTTCCTGAAGCAGAATCAGGAATGAATATGGGTCGTTTAATATCATTAATGTCTTTGGATACTGTTGATGTTCCCGGTTCTACAGTTAATCGCTTTTGTTCATCGGGAATAGAATCAATTGCCATTGCTTCTGCAAAAGTTAGTGCCGGTATAGCGGATGTTATTATTGCTGGAGGTGCTGAAACTATGTCAATGATTTCTATGGGTGGATGGCGTTTAGCTCCCAACCCTGATGTTGCCAAAACTAATCCTAATTGGTATTTAAGTATGGGTCTGACATCTGAAATGGTGGCTCGTGAATATAATTTGAAGCGTGAAGATTTAGATATTTTTGCTGCTAATTCTTATGCTAAAGCACTTAATGCTATCGATAGCGGTTATTTTAAAGATCAAATTGTTCCTATTACTGTTAAAGAAAATTATTTCCAAGATGGGAAAATGAAAACAAGAGAGAAAATTTTTGATACAGATGAAGGCCCTCGTAGAGGAACAACAGTAGAAGTACTTTCAAAACTACGTCCTGTTTTTGCTACCGATGGCTCATCAACAGCTGGGAACTCTTCTCAAATGTCTGATGGTGCAGGTTTTGTATTGGTTGTATCAGAAAAAGCTCTAAAGCGTTATAACCTAACTCCAATTGCTCGTATGGTTGATTATCAAGTAGCAGGTGTTGAACCTTATAAAATGGGTGTTGGTCCAATGATGGCTATCCCAAAAGTACTGAAGCATGCGGGTATGAAATTAGCCGATATGGATTTGATTGAACTTAATGAGGCTTTTGCAACACAATCAATGGTCGTGTCAAAAGCATTAGATATTAATCCTGAAATATTAAATGTTAATGGTGGTGCAATTGCTTTAGGACACCCATTAGGTGCGACAGGGGCTAAGCTTACGGTTCAGATTTTGAATGAACTAAAACGCCGAAACAAAAAGTACGGCATGGTTACCATGTGTATTGGAACAGGTCAAGGCGCAGCTGGAATTTATGAAATGTTATAA
- a CDS encoding acyl-CoA dehydrogenase family protein — MSENTTLKGGEFLIRETPAQEIFVPEEFGEEPRMMQQSCKDFTDTQVLPQIDQLETHDRELLTKMMKDSGELGLLGISVPEEYDGFGQNFVTSILTVEEMGKGFSFAVAYSAHTGIGTLPILYYGTEEQKQKYVTKLATGEYIGAYCLTEADAGSDANGGKARAILSEDGTYYSLSGVKIWITNGGIADLYIVFAKIADDKNLSAFIVERNWEGVTVGADEEKMGIKGSTTVQMYFDNVKVPVENLLGERNKGFKIALNILNLGRIKLGGASIGASKAIIDNAINYANERKQFKTLISSFGAIKYKIAEMGIRTFALESLVYRASQNIDDAKDGFISEGMDIGKATIEGIYQYAIEASIAKVYGSEVLDYVADEGVQIYGGMGYSSETPVEKAYRDARINRIFEGTNEINRMVIVGELIKRAMKGNLDLLTPAKAVAKELMGIPDFGSASTDYYESKKKLVLNFKKAVLMVAGAAIQKFMATFNDEQEILMGIADMIMVTYAAESMLLRVEKLESMNHKNISAFKDMLEVHMYDAASKMNKYGIDTVNSFAEGDEQQAMLMGMKRFTKTAPVNVKDARRRIADQMIEANKYCF, encoded by the coding sequence ATGTCAGAAAATACAACACTAAAAGGAGGCGAATTTTTAATTCGAGAAACTCCAGCACAGGAGATATTTGTTCCTGAAGAATTTGGCGAAGAGCCAAGAATGATGCAGCAAAGCTGTAAAGATTTTACCGATACTCAGGTTCTTCCCCAGATTGATCAATTAGAAACTCACGATAGAGAGCTTTTAACAAAAATGATGAAGGATTCAGGCGAATTAGGTTTGCTTGGAATATCTGTTCCTGAGGAATATGACGGATTCGGTCAGAATTTTGTTACTTCTATTCTTACTGTTGAGGAAATGGGAAAAGGATTTAGTTTTGCCGTAGCCTATTCTGCTCATACAGGAATAGGTACTTTACCCATTTTATATTATGGTACTGAAGAACAAAAACAAAAGTATGTAACTAAGTTAGCTACAGGTGAATATATTGGTGCATATTGTTTAACTGAAGCTGATGCCGGATCTGACGCCAATGGAGGTAAAGCTAGAGCTATTCTTAGCGAAGATGGTACTTACTATTCTTTGAGTGGAGTAAAAATATGGATTACCAATGGTGGTATAGCAGATTTATATATTGTTTTTGCAAAGATTGCTGATGATAAAAATTTAAGTGCTTTTATTGTTGAGCGTAATTGGGAAGGTGTTACTGTTGGTGCCGATGAAGAAAAAATGGGTATCAAAGGATCCACTACCGTTCAAATGTATTTTGATAATGTTAAAGTACCTGTCGAAAACCTTTTAGGTGAACGAAATAAAGGCTTTAAAATTGCTTTAAATATTTTGAATCTTGGTCGTATTAAGTTAGGTGGTGCTTCAATAGGGGCAAGTAAAGCTATTATTGATAACGCTATTAATTATGCTAACGAACGTAAACAATTCAAAACATTAATTTCTAGTTTTGGTGCAATAAAATATAAGATTGCCGAGATGGGAATTCGCACTTTTGCTTTAGAATCTTTGGTTTATCGTGCTAGTCAAAATATTGATGATGCAAAAGATGGTTTTATATCTGAAGGAATGGATATAGGAAAAGCTACTATCGAAGGTATTTATCAGTATGCTATCGAAGCTTCAATAGCTAAAGTATATGGCTCAGAGGTTTTGGATTATGTTGCTGACGAAGGTGTTCAGATTTATGGTGGTATGGGTTATTCTTCCGAAACTCCGGTAGAAAAAGCTTATCGCGATGCTCGTATTAATCGTATTTTTGAAGGAACAAACGAAATTAACCGTATGGTTATCGTGGGTGAGCTTATTAAAAGAGCTATGAAAGGTAATTTAGACCTTTTAACACCCGCTAAGGCTGTTGCAAAAGAATTAATGGGTATCCCTGATTTTGGTTCTGCTTCAACAGATTACTACGAATCAAAGAAAAAACTTGTTTTAAACTTTAAAAAAGCTGTTTTAATGGTTGCAGGTGCTGCTATTCAAAAATTTATGGCTACCTTTAACGATGAACAAGAAATATTGATGGGAATTGCAGATATGATTATGGTAACTTATGCTGCTGAGTCTATGTTGCTTCGCGTTGAAAAATTAGAGAGCATGAATCATAAAAATATTTCAGCTTTTAAAGATATGCTTGAAGTACATATGTATGATGCTGCCAGTAAAATGAATAAATATGGTATTGATACTGTTAATTCATTTGCCGAAGGTGATGAGCAACAAGCTATGTTAATGGGAATGAAGCGTTTTACTAAAACTGCTCCGGTTAATGTTAAAGATGCTCGTCGTCGTATTGCTGATCAAATGATAGAAGCAAATAAATATTGTTTTTAG
- a CDS encoding DUF4442 domain-containing protein: MTKNKIRDLATNTFRMRIFMLKNLPLGFFVGLKVKKINLHEAEVSVPYKYLNKNPFKSVYFAVLAMAAELSTGILAMASIGDAPVPISMLVYDMNAKFTKKATGKIVFKCEQGEDITKAVEDSLSDGEGKIVTVKSVGRNEEGVQVAEFNFTWTFKPKKI; this comes from the coding sequence ATGACTAAAAATAAGATTAGAGATTTGGCTACGAATACTTTTCGTATGCGTATTTTTATGTTGAAGAATCTACCTTTAGGCTTTTTTGTTGGCCTAAAAGTAAAGAAAATTAATCTCCATGAAGCTGAGGTGTCAGTACCTTATAAGTATTTGAACAAGAATCCTTTTAAATCTGTATATTTTGCTGTATTGGCAATGGCTGCCGAATTATCAACAGGAATTTTAGCAATGGCATCTATTGGTGATGCTCCGGTGCCGATTTCTATGTTGGTATACGATATGAATGCAAAATTTACAAAAAAAGCTACCGGAAAGATAGTATTCAAATGTGAACAAGGCGAAGATATTACAAAAGCAGTTGAAGACAGCCTATCTGATGGAGAAGGAAAGATTGTTACTGTAAAATCGGTAGGAAGGAATGAAGAAGGAGTGCAGGTGGCCGAATTTAATTTTACTTGGACCTTTAAGCCAAAAAAGATATAG